Proteins encoded in a region of the Pigmentiphaga litoralis genome:
- a CDS encoding sensor histidine kinase has protein sequence MPASRPFPLSELWRDQIGLLLESTGDGICGIDMDGKCIYANRAAADMLGYEPAHMLGHNMHDLMHHTHADGSHYSIDTCPIFRAFWQGMPCRIDTEVLWRSDGTSFPAEYSSHPIVDQGVVRGAVVTFIDISVRRREQDLLQRSKDELEQRVTDRTRALSDALAQLRELSAHLHSVREDERTRIAREIHDELGSLLIALKFDVNWLDTRLVERSDLSAKCRAMNRLIETAVENVGRIITDLRPSLLDHQGLFAALEWQLREFESSSDIVCDWQLDVDPGVVMPDDTLATAIFRIFQEMLSNIARHARADRVAIRIRVTRDRLRIVVTDNGVGALRDAFERSDAYGVMGMRERARHFGGEIGIDSIPGEGTRLALDVPIPSLA, from the coding sequence ATGCCTGCCTCCCGTCCCTTTCCTCTATCAGAACTTTGGCGTGACCAGATCGGCCTGCTGCTCGAATCGACCGGCGACGGCATCTGCGGCATCGACATGGACGGCAAGTGCATCTACGCCAATCGCGCGGCGGCAGACATGCTGGGCTACGAACCCGCGCACATGCTGGGTCACAACATGCACGACCTCATGCATCACACGCATGCGGACGGCTCGCACTATTCGATCGACACCTGCCCGATCTTTCGGGCCTTCTGGCAAGGCATGCCCTGCCGCATCGACACCGAAGTCCTGTGGCGCAGTGATGGCACCAGCTTTCCGGCGGAATACTCGTCGCATCCGATCGTCGACCAGGGCGTGGTGCGCGGCGCGGTCGTCACGTTCATCGACATTTCGGTGCGCCGCCGCGAGCAGGATCTGCTGCAGCGAAGCAAGGACGAACTTGAACAACGGGTGACGGACCGGACCCGCGCGCTGTCCGATGCGCTGGCCCAGCTGCGGGAACTGTCGGCCCACCTGCACTCGGTGCGCGAAGACGAACGCACACGCATTGCCCGCGAGATCCACGACGAATTGGGCAGTCTGTTGATCGCGCTCAAGTTTGACGTGAACTGGCTGGACACCCGCCTGGTGGAACGGTCCGACCTGTCGGCCAAATGCCGAGCCATGAACCGGCTGATCGAAACCGCGGTCGAAAACGTCGGCCGCATCATCACGGACCTGCGGCCCAGCCTGCTCGATCACCAGGGCCTGTTCGCAGCGCTGGAGTGGCAATTGCGCGAGTTCGAGTCATCGTCCGACATCGTGTGCGACTGGCAGCTCGATGTCGACCCGGGCGTCGTCATGCCCGATGACACCCTGGCCACCGCCATCTTCCGCATCTTCCAGGAGATGCTGAGCAACATTGCGCGCCACGCCCGGGCCGACCGGGTCGCGATCCGGATCCGTGTGACCCGCGACCGGCTGCGGATCGTTGTGACCGACAACGGTGTGGGCGCGCTGCGCGACGCCTTCGAACGCTCCGATGCCTATGGCGTGATGGGCATGCGCGAACGCGCGCGGCATTTCGGCGGCGAAATCGGCATCGACAGCATCCCGGGTGAAGGCACCCGGCTGGCGCTCGACGTCCCCATTCCTTCCCTTGCCTGA